A region of uncultured Desulfobacter sp. DNA encodes the following proteins:
- a CDS encoding 4Fe-4S binding protein, which translates to MAYKHIIDAERCKGCGLCVHFCPKNVLEITDKVNAKGHFPVCQARPEDCIYCAICCTMCPDVAISIVEEQSA; encoded by the coding sequence ATGGCCTATAAACACATTATTGATGCCGAAAGGTGCAAAGGGTGCGGTCTTTGTGTGCATTTCTGCCCGAAAAACGTGCTTGAGATCACCGACAAGGTAAATGCAAAAGGACATTTTCCCGTCTGCCAGGCCAGGCCGGAAGATTGCATTTACTGTGCCATCTGCTGCACCATGTGTCCGGATGTGGCTATAAGTATAGTTGAAGAACAAAGTGCTTAA
- the vorB gene encoding 3-methyl-2-oxobutanoate dehydrogenase subunit VorB, with protein MAKVLMKGNEAIGEAAIRAGCLNYFAYPITPQSEVAEYLSKRLPEVGGVFLQGESEVAVGYMIFGASGAGVRVMTTSSSPGISLMSEAISYIAGAECPAVFVNIMRGGPGLGGILPSQGDYFQATKGGGHGDYHLLVLAPDGVQEAVEMTMQAFTLAEKYRNPVMIMGDGMIGQMMEPVEFPDDLKTEPSNKDDWATNGMSTRKSKKPNLVKSLFLDPVELNQHNMNLKAKYEQMKKEDVQYELYNTDGEYQILLASYGTMSRVCRTAIDMLKEEGIEAAMFRPKTLFPFPEKQVHDAAAKESCKCVISIEMSMGQMVEDVQRSVMGKKPVEFYGECGGEIPSPEKIIEIVKELIG; from the coding sequence ATGGCTAAAGTCTTAATGAAAGGCAATGAAGCAATCGGCGAAGCCGCCATCAGGGCCGGCTGTCTGAACTATTTTGCATACCCCATCACGCCCCAGTCGGAAGTCGCCGAATATCTGAGCAAGCGCCTGCCCGAAGTGGGCGGCGTGTTCCTCCAGGGCGAAAGTGAAGTGGCCGTAGGGTATATGATCTTTGGTGCCTCGGGTGCCGGTGTGCGTGTCATGACCACCTCATCCTCTCCGGGCATCAGTCTCATGAGTGAAGCAATTTCCTATATTGCCGGGGCCGAGTGCCCGGCCGTATTTGTCAATATCATGAGAGGCGGCCCGGGATTGGGCGGGATTCTGCCGTCCCAGGGTGATTATTTCCAGGCAACCAAAGGCGGCGGTCACGGCGATTATCATCTATTGGTCCTGGCACCGGATGGTGTTCAGGAAGCCGTGGAGATGACCATGCAGGCGTTCACCCTGGCTGAAAAATATAGAAATCCCGTCATGATCATGGGTGACGGCATGATCGGGCAGATGATGGAGCCGGTGGAATTTCCCGATGATTTGAAAACCGAGCCCAGCAACAAGGATGACTGGGCCACCAACGGGATGTCCACCCGAAAGAGCAAAAAGCCGAATCTGGTGAAATCCTTGTTCCTGGATCCGGTTGAGCTGAACCAGCACAATATGAATCTTAAAGCCAAATACGAACAGATGAAAAAAGAAGATGTTCAGTATGAGCTTTATAATACGGACGGGGAATATCAAATTCTGCTGGCAAGCTACGGCACCATGAGCCGTGTGTGCCGCACCGCCATTGACATGCTCAAGGAAGAGGGCATTGAAGCGGCCATGTTCCGCCCCAAGACGTTATTTCCCTTCCCTGAAAAACAGGTGCATGATGCCGCAGCCAAAGAGAGCTGCAAATGCGTTATCAGCATTGAAATGAGCATGGGCCAGATGGTGGAAGATGTCCAGCGTTCCGTTATGGGCAAAAAACCGGTGGAATTTTACGGGGAGTGCGGTGGTGAAATCCCGTCTCCTGAAAAAATCATCGAAATCGTAAAAGAGCTGATCGGGTAA